The uncultured Carboxylicivirga sp. genomic interval CACATTTACTTTTACTATGGGATTCACAGGTGTTGCAGCCTATTATTTGCAAAAGATTCACCATAGTAGTATGACAAAAGAGCTAACATCAGCAAATCCTGATTTAACACATCGAATTGGAGCTTACGCACAAAACCTGATGCAAAAAGGCTTAACACCAGAGCAAAGTCATGCAGGTGCCTTAAAACTATTTGGCCAGTCGGTTGCAGCACAAAACAACCTGCTGTTTGTAAGAGATTATTATTTGTATGTTAGTATTTTTATCGCATTGGTAATTATGGGTATTGCCTTAATACCTCACTTTAGCTACCATATTAAAAAGATTGGGAACAAACTTATTCCAATATAGCATCTGTTAAAAAAGTTAGTCAGTACGGATTTAATTCCGTGCTAGCTATTCTTTTTTGATAATGAAATTATAGCAAGTATCCATTGGTTTAGGTAGTTTTACTTATAAACTTACAAACTACCAACAATGGCCATATATTTATTTATCTACTACTGCGTTTTCCTGATTACTGTTTTTGTTATTCCCAGCTACCTGACATACAAAAAAACAGGTATTAAACCATTTCGGTTTGATAAGAAGGAAACGGCTATTAACTATGTGGGGAAAGCTTATAAAATGATTTCGGCATTAGCATTTTTAACCATTATCATCAATGCATTTATACCGCAATGGATGGAGTATTTCGTAGCTATCGATTATATACAAAACGATATTTTGCAATGGATAGGTTTTGCCTTACTTCATTTGTCTTTTATTTTAATTGTTATAGCACAACGCAATATGGCCAGCGAATGGCGCATTGGAATTGATAATGAAAACGAAGTAAAACTAGTAACACGTGGACTGTTTTCTATCTCACGAAATCCCATCTTTTTGGCTGTCATCCTACTATTTGCAGCTTTATTTTTAATCATACCTAACATAATTACAACACTTATACTAATAACTGGCACATTAGTTATTCAAATACAGGTACGTTTGGAAGAGGAGTTTCTCTCTGACAAATTGGGTGAAGAATACAAACTTTATAAAAAGATGGTAAAAAGATGGTTGCTATAAAAGAGGATTATAGCTAACCATCTGTAAGATATTTACACTTTAACATCAAATAATTTTTGGGCAATTATTTTACCTTCCATATCAATGGCAGATATATGATATTCTCCGGGTATAAGCTCATCTGTATTTTCAAAATACCATCCTAAAAACACATTGGAGTTGCTATATCCGTTCTGATTCCATTTTAAAGTGTTGTAGTTTACATTACCAGAATCATCTATTACAGGATGTTTCACTTCAACTGTATGTACAATTACCTTGGGCAGAGTATCTGGATTGATTGCTGTAAATCGAAAGCCTACAAACATTCCAATTTCGGCTTTAATGTTTGTGGTTTGTTGTGTGCAAACAGGTTCCTGCGCCACTTTATTGGTTGACCCGGCTTCTGGTTCTGTTGAGCCTTTCATCACATAAACACCGTAATCGACAATGTGAAACTGTTCTGCATCAAACTGATTGATCTTGAATTTCTCCTTTAGCGCTTGAATATGCTTTTGCATTTTAGCCGATTTGTGATTTTCGAACTTACAAATAAGCGGATGGTATTCTGGAATAGGAGCTACACACGATAAAATAACTATTTGATCCGCAAGTTTCTCATCTTCAATAATGGTTGAATAATCAATTTTACGCGATAAGTGCTGTATTTGAATCAAAAGCTTGTGTTTAAGCAGATACCTTAAAATATCTTGTTTATCAACATCGCACGCTAAAAGCAACTCATAATATTCTTTTGGTTTCAGGTGCATTTCCAAATTCAAACAATCTGACGATACTAGCCCCAGAAGCTTTAATGTTTTGGCTTTAAGCACCCAATTCACATTGGTGATAATATCTTCCACATCGAAATCGAAGAAACCGCTACGGCCCATAAAATCGTAAGCGTACATGCCATAACGGAAGAATCGCTCCACTTTAATGTTGCTATTGAATTCCGGATCTTTCAGATACGCCTCTGTTTCATCCATCACTATTTTGCGATAATCCATCCTGTTGTATCGCATCAATTCCAACAGATTTTCGCCCGGACAAGTTTCGTCAATTACAATTAAGCGTGTATGGCAATGATTTAGGTCTTCAAGACCAGAGAATATCTGCTGAATTAACCAAAGCTCTTTTTCTCCCAATATAGGAATTAGTTTATCATCTTTTTTCTGTACAATGATGTACTTCCAAGCTCTTGATTTGTGAAGTTCTTTTTCGTAATTATTTGTTTCTAAACCTTCTGGTTTCTCCACTTTGATGTTAAACAATTGCTTAACTACTTCTGGATGCTCTTCCCATTTATCCCATTCTATATATTGACAAAAATGCCCTTCGTGTTGTAGTCGATTTTTAAAATAGAAGGGCGCATCCGAGATGGTAAATGTCTCCTTGGTTAACCCTCGAATTACTCGTTTGATTAAAAACTCATCATACTTATTCTTTAGTGATAAGATATGCATTTGCTCCGTTGCATAATTAAGCACATCCAACTGGGTGCGTCGTGAAATAAGCTCAAAGCCCTTTACCAAAGCTAAGCGTTCCTGCTGTTCTATGGAATAGATAAAGCTTACGTCATCTACAATAACATAATTGTCGCTTGGTGAAGTATGAACACCTTTCTCCCATTCTTTTATAACCGATTTGAAGTACTTGTTTTTATTGGCATCTCTATCTTCAACAAATTCTTCCAAAATATAGGCCCAGTATCCTTCATTGGATAATCCCTGCTGTTTAAAGGTATGCAGCATTTGAAGCATATAGTCGGTATTGTCTACTTTGTATTTATCAATTTTATATGTTTTGGCCAACAATTGTGCGGTTCGAACAGGTGCAAAATGAAAAGCCAGGCGTAAGTAACGAGCTGATGCATCTGCGCAATTTAAGCCCTTTAATTTGGATGCTACATGTGCAATGGTTAATAGCTTTTGAGTTGATTCATTTGAAGAAGTAAACCAATCGTATTGTTTTTGATAATCTGATATTTCATCTCTATCGCATTTGAGTTGTGTATTTAAAATGGCTATGGTCTTTTGTTCGCTTTCCCAACTCGAAATAGCGAATTCGCCATCCTTAATAAAACCATTGTACACATATTGTTCTAGTTGATCGAGCGGCTTAGCTATCTGCTTGTATTCGTCCAACAGATGGGGGGCCATATGTTCTGTGTTTCCATTTCGGATGTCTTGTATCCAATCGGGACGTGGATAAGAGGTGGCTTCTAATAAATTATAAAATAGTAATCCGGTAGTATATTTATTTAAATATTGCCGTGCTGCATCCACCAAAGCATCATTTACCTTTAAAGGCTGCTGATATTGTAGCAAGTAAACGGCCAATACAGCAATCTCTATTTTATTGTATTTCCTACTTAAGCGCTCTTCGAGATCTTCACTTTCCATTTCTGTATTGAAAAGCTTTTCGGGAAGTACTTCAACAGCATCTTTGTAATTGTCGAGAACGATTTTTATAAACTCGTTTATATTCTCGCGGTAAACATATTCATGATACGATGAGAAATCGTTTAAGGACTGCTCGAGTTTAGTAAACCAAGGAGAGGCATATCGTTTATCGTATTCTTCTTCGGTAAGATATTCTACATAATCGCACGCAAATTCTTTAAAATCTTCGGTAAGGGGTATTTTGGCATTTAGTGCAAATAATACATCAATTAAACGATGAAGTATTTCGTTATTGGTAGTATCCGAAATCTTGTTTTTAATGCTCCACAGAACCCTCTTTTTGTACAATGGCTTCAGAATATCATGCAAATTGTTCCATAGGCTATCCATGCTATAACATTCATCTTCTAACTCGCGATTCAGGGCATAATGTCCGTTATCAGCCAAATAAAAAACATTTGCTGGCTCAATTTTTTCCAGAACTTCAGGATGCGTACCTTCTTCAATATATTCCCAAATATGTTCGCCATTGGGTAAGGCTTGCGTAATAAATGTTTGCCAGTTTGCCAGCGGATCTTGATCAGGCGAAGTAGCTGTATCGTTGTTCTGATTTTGATCAGGATCGTATTTTAATAAGGCTTTGTTTTGTTTGAATACACCAAAATTAAGAATAGGATGTTGTAATTCATCTTCAATGCTTTCCTTTATTTCAGCAATTTCATTCTCGGCCGATTCATAAATAAATGTTTGCGTAAAGTACTCATCAATATCAAAGTCATCATCCCATGTGTTGTAAGGATAATTTAAATACATCATGTTTAAAACAATATCGGCAATTGGATTAATGCAGCTATCCTTATCACTTTCGGAGTAGGGCAAATAAGGCATTGCTTGGTATCGTTGAGTTAATGTATTAACAAAGCCTTCATAATTGTTTTTTGACTGACGTAAATACGAAATTAAATCAAACTGATTCTTTTCGATGGGCAATTTTGTATCATTATACGAATCGTAGCCCAGCATAATTTCGCGTACCCTCGCATTATCGCAATAGCAAAAGGCTTTTATGGTGTCAGGAGTCAAGCCAAATGTATTTATCCATGGCTCTATTGAATAAAGCGATTCTGGCATATGTTCGTCATCCCAATAAGGTACATAAAACGAAGCAAGCAAATAGCCATACTCGGGATATGCATATGCTAAAAGTAATAGTGGATTAATGGCAAATGGCTCTTCGCAAGTAATCCACATTTCGGATGAATCATTAATGGCGCGAGCAAAGCTTACAAAAGCCTTGCAGGTATTTACTACTTCATCTTTTAATTCGGGATGACATAAGGCATATGCAAACAACAGTGTTTCGGTTAGCAGGTTGTCTTTGATATTTTCATCCGGTTCGCAGGAGTTGAGTTGACCTTTTAAAAAAGAATGAATTGTAGGATAAGATTCAAACTCGCTGATAAGAACATGTTTCTTTTCAGGGTTGAATTGCACTGCACAATAATTATTGTGAAATGCTTCTCCGGTTAAAACCCATTCGGCATAAACTTGTAATGCCTGACGGATGGACTCAATATCAAATTCGTTATAATGGAAGGTATATTTGGGGTCTATTTCTTCAAATGCCATGGAGGTATTGTTGATGGAGTTTGTAATAAGTGCCTCACTGTATAATGAAGCACTTACTATTAACCTGAATAATGTTTATTTCAAAAAGCTTTTAGCTACCGCTTTAACCTTGCGTGATGAATCATTTACAAAAGGAATTATCAAATCCTGAGCATCGGGCTCTTCTTTTAGTATCTGCAATAACTCAATTCGGTTCGATGGTGTTGAGTTTTTCATAAAGGCCTTAATGTTATTATCTCTAACCCGATCGATTAAATATTCTTTAAGATTATCTGATTTGCTATGTAATAAAAAGCTTATGAAATAATCCTGGCGGATGTCATCTTCTAGCTCTTCCAACCAATTGTATAGTTGATCAAAGGCATCTTCCATATATTCATCGCTTTCTTCGGAATGCAACTCAGCAGTTAAACCTAAGTATTCTTCCATACTCATTTCTTCGTCTTTTACCAATTGGCGCAAATGAGCATAAAATAAATCTTCGGTAAGTACGCTGTAACCACGATAACTGTGATTCAATAATAAAATAGCCAATCGTTTTTGTTGCTCTTGTGGTAATTGCCAAAAGAACTGGCCCAACGAATAGGTACTGATACGGTTAAGTTCTGTATCCAAATCCTTATGTATATTTTTCTCAAATGCTTCTTTGATTTGATCGTAAGATACATCACCGTTGATATAAGCCAATACCTGACTGGTTAATGCAGTAGCATCTGCATCGTCTTCATTTCGGGTATTTAATTGAATAAAGTGTAGCAAACACCGTTCAAATTCTTTGGGTTGATCAAATGGAAAACGTTCATTCAAAGTCGCCAAATCGATGTAATATTTAAGTCGGTCTCGCTCACTGATAGAATGCATTCCTTGCTCTAAGGCTAATGCTTTATTGCGACGGGCAGCCGAAAACATTCCTCCATCCTCGTCATCAATATCATCATACAGACTTAACCAAATCATGTATTCATCCACATTACATGGATTGGCAATAGAGTGCAAATTCTGTGCATTTACCATCTGGAAAGCATATAACTGCTCTTTGGGAACTTTGGCTCTTTCCAACTCTTTGTAAAAGTTTTCTTCTCTGTTTACATCATCAAATTGAATGGCCGAGTAATCATCGGAATAAAACTTAGCAATTTGTTTGAGTACTTTTTGTGGTGCTAGTTTTAGGAACAAATTGAACAATCGGCTGGCCATAAAGACTATTGGAGGGTTTAAATGCCTCATCCAATAGCAACACAACAGCACATGCTGAAAACCATCATCGAAAAAGAATAACGAATAACTGGGTTGTTGCGCATTAAACTTATTGAAGGTTAAATCGCCCCGATATATTTCTTCTCTGTGAAGATGCTTATTTAAAATAGCTAGTATTTGAGCTTCGCTGGCTTCGG includes:
- a CDS encoding isoprenylcysteine carboxylmethyltransferase family protein; the protein is MAIYLFIYYCVFLITVFVIPSYLTYKKTGIKPFRFDKKETAINYVGKAYKMISALAFLTIIINAFIPQWMEYFVAIDYIQNDILQWIGFALLHLSFILIVIAQRNMASEWRIGIDNENEVKLVTRGLFSISRNPIFLAVILLFAALFLIIPNIITTLILITGTLVIQIQVRLEEEFLSDKLGEEYKLYKKMVKRWLL
- a CDS encoding DUF3859 domain-containing protein, producing the protein MAFEEIDPKYTFHYNEFDIESIRQALQVYAEWVLTGEAFHNNYCAVQFNPEKKHVLISEFESYPTIHSFLKGQLNSCEPDENIKDNLLTETLLFAYALCHPELKDEVVNTCKAFVSFARAINDSSEMWITCEEPFAINPLLLLAYAYPEYGYLLASFYVPYWDDEHMPESLYSIEPWINTFGLTPDTIKAFCYCDNARVREIMLGYDSYNDTKLPIEKNQFDLISYLRQSKNNYEGFVNTLTQRYQAMPYLPYSESDKDSCINPIADIVLNMMYLNYPYNTWDDDFDIDEYFTQTFIYESAENEIAEIKESIEDELQHPILNFGVFKQNKALLKYDPDQNQNNDTATSPDQDPLANWQTFITQALPNGEHIWEYIEEGTHPEVLEKIEPANVFYLADNGHYALNRELEDECYSMDSLWNNLHDILKPLYKKRVLWSIKNKISDTTNNEILHRLIDVLFALNAKIPLTEDFKEFACDYVEYLTEEEYDKRYASPWFTKLEQSLNDFSSYHEYVYRENINEFIKIVLDNYKDAVEVLPEKLFNTEMESEDLEERLSRKYNKIEIAVLAVYLLQYQQPLKVNDALVDAARQYLNKYTTGLLFYNLLEATSYPRPDWIQDIRNGNTEHMAPHLLDEYKQIAKPLDQLEQYVYNGFIKDGEFAISSWESEQKTIAILNTQLKCDRDEISDYQKQYDWFTSSNESTQKLLTIAHVASKLKGLNCADASARYLRLAFHFAPVRTAQLLAKTYKIDKYKVDNTDYMLQMLHTFKQQGLSNEGYWAYILEEFVEDRDANKNKYFKSVIKEWEKGVHTSPSDNYVIVDDVSFIYSIEQQERLALVKGFELISRRTQLDVLNYATEQMHILSLKNKYDEFLIKRVIRGLTKETFTISDAPFYFKNRLQHEGHFCQYIEWDKWEEHPEVVKQLFNIKVEKPEGLETNNYEKELHKSRAWKYIIVQKKDDKLIPILGEKELWLIQQIFSGLEDLNHCHTRLIVIDETCPGENLLELMRYNRMDYRKIVMDETEAYLKDPEFNSNIKVERFFRYGMYAYDFMGRSGFFDFDVEDIITNVNWVLKAKTLKLLGLVSSDCLNLEMHLKPKEYYELLLACDVDKQDILRYLLKHKLLIQIQHLSRKIDYSTIIEDEKLADQIVILSCVAPIPEYHPLICKFENHKSAKMQKHIQALKEKFKINQFDAEQFHIVDYGVYVMKGSTEPEAGSTNKVAQEPVCTQQTTNIKAEIGMFVGFRFTAINPDTLPKVIVHTVEVKHPVIDDSGNVNYNTLKWNQNGYSNSNVFLGWYFENTDELIPGEYHISAIDMEGKIIAQKLFDVKV